In Kitasatospora gansuensis, a genomic segment contains:
- a CDS encoding MFS transporter, which yields MAPGRGTSEGATSAGLVLSTLAAGQFLMALDSSVMNVSIATVADDVGTAVTGIQGAITAYTLVMAMFMIPGGKVGVLIGRKRAFMIGCGIYGCGSLTTALAPNLPVLLFGWSFLEGIGAALILPAIVALVAGNFAAERRPAAYGLVAAAGAAAIAVGPLIGGVATTYFSWRWVFAGEVVGVLAILVLARRIADAPTGDRPRIDLVGALLSALGLGTFVYGILRSSEWGWFLPKPGAPGWLGISLVVWLMLGGLLLIRLFLRWETHLVERGGEPLVDPSLLRNPQLVGGLTMLFFQYLVQMGVFFVVPLYLSVALGQSALATGAHILPLSLTLLAAAVLIPRFLPEVSPRRVVRLGVLALLAGAVALLAALDAHAGAEIVTVPLLLIGLGMGALASQLGAVTVSAVPDRQSAEVGGVQNAVTNLGASIGTALAGSILIATMTASFLTGIEQNPAIPPEVTAQATVQLESGVPFLSDHQLKDAFAQAGTSPEVADAALEANSAARLDGLRGALAVLAVTALLALFFTRRIPATQPGSGSGEAAA from the coding sequence ATGGCACCCGGGCGCGGCACCTCCGAAGGCGCGACGTCGGCGGGACTCGTCCTGTCGACGCTGGCGGCCGGACAGTTCCTGATGGCGCTCGACAGCTCGGTCATGAACGTCTCGATCGCGACGGTGGCCGACGACGTGGGCACGGCCGTGACCGGCATTCAGGGCGCGATCACCGCCTACACGCTGGTCATGGCGATGTTCATGATCCCCGGTGGCAAGGTCGGGGTGCTGATCGGCCGCAAGCGGGCGTTCATGATCGGCTGCGGCATCTACGGCTGCGGCTCCCTGACGACCGCGCTGGCCCCGAACCTGCCCGTGCTCCTGTTCGGCTGGTCCTTCCTCGAAGGCATCGGGGCGGCGCTGATCCTGCCCGCGATCGTGGCGCTCGTCGCCGGGAACTTCGCCGCCGAACGCCGGCCCGCCGCCTACGGACTCGTCGCGGCCGCGGGCGCCGCGGCGATCGCGGTCGGACCGCTCATCGGCGGCGTGGCGACGACGTACTTCTCCTGGCGCTGGGTCTTCGCCGGCGAGGTCGTCGGCGTGCTTGCCATCCTCGTGCTCGCCCGCCGTATCGCCGACGCCCCGACCGGCGACCGCCCCCGGATCGATCTCGTCGGCGCCCTGCTCTCCGCCCTCGGCCTCGGCACCTTCGTCTACGGCATCCTGCGCTCGAGCGAATGGGGCTGGTTCCTGCCCAAACCCGGCGCGCCGGGCTGGCTCGGGATCTCGCTGGTGGTGTGGCTGATGCTGGGCGGCCTGCTGCTGATCCGGCTCTTCCTCCGTTGGGAGACCCACCTCGTGGAGCGGGGCGGGGAGCCGCTGGTGGACCCGTCCCTGCTGCGGAACCCGCAGCTCGTCGGCGGCCTGACGATGCTCTTCTTCCAGTACCTCGTGCAGATGGGCGTGTTCTTCGTCGTACCGCTCTACCTGTCGGTCGCGCTCGGCCAGTCCGCGCTCGCGACCGGCGCGCACATCCTGCCGCTCTCGCTGACGCTGCTGGCCGCCGCGGTCCTGATCCCGCGGTTCCTGCCGGAGGTCTCGCCACGACGAGTGGTCCGGCTCGGTGTCCTCGCGCTGCTCGCGGGCGCCGTGGCCCTGCTGGCCGCCCTCGACGCGCACGCCGGTGCCGAGATCGTCACCGTCCCGCTGCTGCTGATCGGGCTCGGGATGGGGGCGCTGGCGTCCCAGCTCGGCGCGGTCACCGTGTCCGCCGTGCCGGACCGGCAGAGCGCGGAGGTCGGTGGTGTCCAGAACGCCGTCACCAACCTCGGCGCCTCGATCGGGACGGCGCTGGCCGGGTCGATCCTGATCGCCACCATGACGGCTTCGTTCCTGACCGGCATCGAGCAGAATCCGGCGATCCCGCCGGAGGTCACGGCCCAGGCCACCGTCCAACTCGAAAGCGGCGTACCTTTTCTGTCGGATCATCAGCTCAAGGACGCTTTCGCGCAGGCCGGCACGAGCCCGGAGGTGGCCGACGCCGCCCTCGAGGCGAACAGCGCGGCGCGGCTCGACGGCCTGCGCGGCGCGCTCGCCGTGCTTGCCGTCACCGCCCTGCTCGCACTGTTCTTCACCCGCCGGATCCCGGCCACACAGCCCGGAAGCGGAAGCGGCGAGGCGGCGGCGTAG
- a CDS encoding aldo/keto reductase — protein sequence MERRRLGRGGPLVSAMGLGCMGMSEFYGASDEAECVATIERALDLGITFLDTADMYGPYTNEQLVGRAVAHRREEVFLATKFGVVRTADPRERRIDSTPEHAKRACEASLRRLGVDHVDLYYLHRRDPDVPIEETVGAMAELVTEGKVRSLGLSEVGAETLRRACVTAPIAALQSEYSLFTRGLERHILPVAREFGVALVPYAPLGRGLLTGTMSSTDALDADDIRRRYPRFRADNLGTNLALVDRLRAKAAELGCTPAQLALAWVLAQGETVIPIPGVRRRRHLEENAGALTVPLSAEQVRSITDVLPEPAGDRAPDRSRLEQ from the coding sequence GTGGAGCGCAGGAGGCTGGGCAGGGGTGGCCCGCTGGTGTCGGCGATGGGCCTCGGCTGCATGGGGATGTCCGAGTTCTACGGCGCCTCGGACGAGGCGGAGTGCGTCGCGACGATCGAGCGCGCGCTCGACCTGGGGATCACCTTCCTCGACACCGCGGACATGTACGGCCCTTACACCAACGAGCAGTTGGTGGGACGGGCCGTCGCGCACCGGCGCGAAGAGGTCTTCCTCGCCACCAAGTTCGGCGTCGTCCGCACCGCGGACCCGAGGGAGCGGCGGATCGACTCCACCCCGGAGCACGCCAAGCGGGCCTGCGAGGCGTCGCTGCGGCGCCTGGGGGTGGACCACGTCGACCTGTACTACCTCCACCGCCGTGACCCCGACGTCCCGATCGAGGAAACCGTCGGCGCCATGGCCGAGTTGGTGACCGAGGGCAAGGTCCGCAGCCTCGGTCTGTCGGAGGTGGGCGCCGAAACGCTGCGCAGGGCGTGCGTGACCGCACCGATCGCGGCGCTGCAGAGCGAGTACTCGCTGTTCACCCGCGGTCTGGAGCGCCACATCCTGCCCGTGGCAAGGGAGTTCGGCGTCGCACTGGTCCCGTACGCGCCGCTCGGCCGGGGCCTCCTCACCGGCACCATGTCCTCAACCGACGCGCTGGACGCCGACGACATCCGACGCCGGTACCCGCGCTTCCGAGCCGACAACCTCGGGACCAACCTCGCCCTGGTCGACCGCCTCCGGGCCAAGGCTGCCGAACTCGGCTGCACACCGGCACAGTTGGCGCTCGCCTGGGTGCTGGCCCAGGGCGAGACGGTGATCCCGATCCCCGGCGTCCGCAGGCGCCGCCACCTCGAGGAGAACGCCGGCGCCCTGACCGTCCCGCTCTCCGCCGAGCAGGTGCGGTCGATCACCGACGTCCTGCCGGAGCCCGCGGGCGATCGTGCACCCGACCGGTCCCGACTGGAGCAGTGA
- a CDS encoding TauD/TfdA family dioxygenase, whose product MRFDDASSGWTRASFASPRDWQLPYTEDHDALAARTLERLADGPGFAVVTGAPVAAMTTDEVRSFSESMLGHLGRPLPQGRGRETALAWLVRDEGASAHTDERRFHEVAYTSKSRGSLHLHNDQAVQPFGHAPDYLALLTHRKARIGGESLLLDAWTAYRVLRREFPRELDRLRRPFAIDRRHVTPDGQNPVVRSPVFEPSEDGLRVRCNVKRIETAYPLTGRTPPPADLAALDALRRVLGRTDLRLTLALEEGDCLVVDDRRILHGRTGYQDHDEPDRRRCLVRVMLGRHPVGPPTLPQASVSSTSETGSRGVGVPSGP is encoded by the coding sequence GTGCGCTTTGACGATGCGTCCAGTGGCTGGACCAGGGCATCCTTCGCCTCGCCCAGGGACTGGCAGCTGCCCTACACGGAGGATCACGACGCCCTCGCGGCCCGCACGCTGGAGCGGCTGGCCGACGGCCCCGGCTTCGCGGTCGTGACCGGGGCTCCGGTGGCCGCGATGACCACCGACGAGGTCCGGAGCTTCAGCGAGTCGATGCTCGGCCATCTCGGCCGCCCGCTCCCGCAGGGCCGCGGCCGGGAGACGGCGCTGGCCTGGCTGGTCCGCGACGAAGGCGCGTCGGCCCACACGGACGAGCGACGGTTCCACGAGGTGGCCTACACCTCGAAGTCGCGGGGCTCGCTGCACTTGCACAACGACCAGGCCGTCCAACCCTTCGGCCACGCACCGGACTACCTCGCCCTGCTCACCCACCGCAAGGCCAGGATCGGCGGCGAGTCCCTGCTACTGGACGCCTGGACCGCGTACCGGGTGCTGCGGCGCGAGTTCCCCCGCGAACTCGACCGGTTGCGGCGGCCGTTCGCCATCGACCGGCGTCATGTGACGCCCGACGGGCAGAACCCGGTGGTGCGGTCGCCGGTGTTCGAGCCGAGCGAGGACGGCCTGCGCGTACGGTGCAACGTCAAGCGGATCGAGACCGCCTACCCGCTGACCGGCCGCACCCCGCCCCCGGCGGACCTGGCGGCGCTCGACGCCCTGCGGCGGGTGCTCGGGCGCACCGACCTACGCCTGACCCTGGCTCTGGAGGAAGGCGACTGTCTGGTCGTCGACGACCGCCGGATCCTGCACGGACGCACCGGTTACCAGGATCACGACGAGCCGGACCGGCGCCGCTGCCTGGTCCGCGTGATGCTCGGGCGGCACCCCGTCGGACCACCCACGCTGCCTCAGGCGTCGGTGTCCAGCACCTCCGAGACCGGCAGCCGGGGTGTCGGAGTGCCCTCCGGTCCGTAG
- a CDS encoding Acg family FMN-binding oxidoreductase, protein MDVTHTLDAAALEQLLSAAVAAPSVHNSQPWRFRLRPETSTLEVRARSERALPAADPEGRALHISVGAAVLNLRTAARHHGWAAEVRLLPDPAAPDLLATVALSRSARPEPLRTAELFEAIRHRHTIRTPFTGETVPHAVLDELVLAAQAEGALLHLPDRQETERLLALTAEAERRNTTDPAHRDESRAWIQGPGSPPYGIPVTALGPQDASGHLPMRDFAAIRPAEHLPPAGFEAEPCIAVLTTAHDRPADWLRAGLALEHVLLAATVHQVRASMLHQAMEWPQLRWEARDPAQGPEHVQMLIRLGYGPEGTPTPRLPVSEVLDTDA, encoded by the coding sequence ATGGACGTCACCCACACGCTCGACGCGGCGGCGCTGGAGCAGCTGCTCTCGGCAGCCGTCGCCGCGCCGTCCGTCCACAACAGCCAGCCCTGGCGGTTCCGCCTGCGGCCGGAGACCTCGACGCTGGAGGTACGGGCCAGGTCCGAGCGCGCGCTGCCGGCCGCCGACCCGGAGGGGCGGGCCCTGCACATCTCCGTCGGCGCCGCCGTGCTCAACCTCCGGACCGCCGCCCGCCACCACGGCTGGGCCGCCGAGGTGCGGCTGCTGCCCGATCCCGCCGCGCCCGACCTGCTGGCCACCGTCGCACTGTCACGGTCCGCCCGGCCCGAACCCCTGCGGACCGCCGAGCTGTTCGAGGCGATCCGGCACCGGCACACCATCCGCACACCGTTCACCGGGGAGACCGTGCCGCACGCCGTCCTCGACGAGCTGGTGCTGGCCGCCCAGGCCGAGGGCGCGCTGCTCCACCTGCCGGACCGGCAGGAGACCGAGCGGCTGCTCGCGCTCACGGCCGAGGCCGAGCGCCGCAACACCACCGATCCCGCGCACCGTGACGAGAGCCGCGCCTGGATCCAGGGGCCGGGCTCCCCGCCCTACGGCATCCCGGTCACCGCGCTCGGGCCGCAGGACGCGTCCGGCCATCTCCCGATGCGGGACTTCGCGGCGATCCGCCCCGCCGAGCACCTGCCGCCCGCCGGGTTCGAGGCCGAGCCGTGCATCGCCGTCCTGACCACCGCGCACGACCGGCCCGCCGACTGGCTGCGCGCCGGGCTGGCCCTGGAGCACGTCCTGCTCGCCGCGACCGTGCACCAGGTCCGCGCCTCGATGCTGCACCAGGCCATGGAATGGCCCCAACTGCGCTGGGAAGCCCGGGATCCCGCGCAGGGCCCCGAGCACGTACAGATGCTGATCCGGCTCGGCTACGGACCGGAGGGCACTCCGACACCCCGGCTGCCGGTCTCGGAGGTGCTGGACACCGACGCCTGA
- a CDS encoding dsRBD fold-containing protein, protein MTTQADQARTTKRWALRLDLFEEGDVTKVHAVLDTGDKTLESRTTAQRSPHDAPVPEIGDEFAAGRALIDLGHRLLRAGTTDAAANDPSVHG, encoded by the coding sequence ATGACCACCCAAGCCGATCAGGCCCGCACCACCAAGCGGTGGGCCCTGCGCCTCGACCTCTTCGAGGAGGGCGATGTCACCAAGGTGCACGCCGTCCTCGACACCGGCGACAAAACCCTGGAGAGCCGCACCACCGCCCAGCGCAGCCCGCACGACGCACCGGTACCGGAGATCGGTGACGAGTTCGCCGCAGGGCGGGCCCTGATCGATCTCGGACACCGGCTGCTCCGCGCGGGGACGACCGACGCGGCCGCCAACGACCCGTCCGTGCACGGCTGA
- a CDS encoding alpha/beta hydrolase, which translates to MTKNQNKQWLRRGAAAMVLTAVLGAAAAPVALAAPVTGTQQATARGTLISIIPLDVLSRSEVAATLAAAGIDTGTVRHGVTAHRLVYATVDPRGRPTTATGLLVLPRGGAPRLDLVSDTHGTVAHRDSAPSGAPGDNRLTPYLHAAAGRAVAAPDYLGLGAGPGSHPYMDTPSAVTATVDMLRAARTAGARLGRSVTRDVYATGFSQGGQVAMALGRELSRGHDGFRLRALAPMAGPYDLLGSELPGVTDGRIEPHTAVFYLSYFLTAQNRLRPLYRDPAEVFSQPYAQLVEGLFDGTHQEGEIALSLPASPQEALTPEWLENVRHPSGALYTAALANSDTCEWQPAVPVRIYAAAGDRDVPIGNATACAASLARHGVHAELVDQGPGVDHFGTAKRSAPQVVRWFDGLRG; encoded by the coding sequence ATGACGAAGAACCAGAACAAGCAGTGGTTGCGGCGCGGGGCAGCCGCGATGGTCCTCACCGCCGTGCTCGGCGCCGCCGCCGCGCCGGTGGCCCTCGCCGCGCCCGTCACCGGGACGCAGCAGGCCACCGCCCGGGGCACCCTGATCTCGATCATCCCGCTCGACGTCCTCAGCCGGAGCGAGGTCGCCGCCACGCTCGCCGCGGCCGGGATCGACACCGGGACCGTCCGCCACGGCGTCACCGCCCACCGGCTCGTGTACGCCACCGTCGATCCCCGGGGCCGCCCCACCACCGCGACCGGGCTGCTCGTCCTGCCGCGCGGCGGCGCGCCCCGCCTCGACCTGGTCTCCGACACGCACGGCACCGTCGCCCACCGGGACAGCGCGCCGAGCGGCGCCCCGGGCGACAACCGTCTGACGCCCTATCTGCACGCCGCCGCAGGCCGCGCGGTGGCGGCCCCCGACTACCTCGGCCTCGGCGCCGGCCCCGGCTCGCACCCGTACATGGACACCCCCTCCGCGGTCACCGCCACCGTCGACATGCTCCGGGCCGCCCGGACGGCCGGGGCCCGGCTGGGCCGGTCCGTCACCCGGGACGTCTACGCCACCGGCTTCTCCCAGGGCGGCCAGGTCGCGATGGCGCTGGGCCGTGAACTCTCCCGCGGCCACGACGGGTTCAGGCTGCGCGCACTGGCTCCGATGGCAGGCCCGTACGACCTGCTCGGCTCCGAGCTGCCCGGGGTCACGGACGGCCGGATCGAACCGCACACCGCCGTCTTCTACCTCTCGTACTTCCTGACCGCCCAGAACCGGCTGCGCCCGCTCTACCGGGACCCGGCCGAGGTGTTCAGCCAGCCCTATGCCCAGCTCGTCGAAGGGCTTTTCGACGGCACCCACCAGGAGGGCGAGATCGCGCTCTCGCTCCCGGCCTCGCCACAGGAAGCGCTCACCCCGGAGTGGCTGGAGAACGTCCGCCACCCGAGCGGAGCCCTCTACACGGCCGCCCTGGCCAACAGTGACACCTGCGAGTGGCAGCCCGCCGTACCCGTGCGCATCTACGCGGCCGCGGGCGACCGTGACGTACCGATCGGCAACGCCACGGCCTGCGCCGCGAGCCTGGCCCGGCACGGGGTGCACGCCGAGCTGGTGGACCAGGGCCCCGGCGTCGACCACTTCGGTACGGCGAAGCGGTCCGCGCCCCAGGTGGTGCGCTGGTTCGACGGGCTGCGCGGCTGA
- a CDS encoding pyridoxal-phosphate dependent enzyme, whose product MDAHESVLDLIGRTPLVRVRMPDGDAGAAVYAKLEYLSVGGSVKDRIAAHMVRRAEADGLLRPGGTIVEATSGNTGIGLALVAAEQGYRSVVVVSDRVSGEKTATLRALGAEVVIRPAGLPREHPDHPVNTAARLAATTPGAWLADQYDNPANPEAHYLSTGPEIWRQTDGRVTHLVSCIGTGGTISGTGRYLKEASGGSVQVIGADPASSVYGGGDGSPYFIEAAGHFRHPDTLADTWPKSYHQDVVDRVLPVTDRDALLTLRQVAREQGLLVGGSSGTALAAARRVAAEAGPGALVVVILPDSGRQYLSKYFDDTWMLRLGFLDGDPDRSRVADAAPTGDDAPPLPYLNSHCTVGDALTALRARADAGAPAELPTGPCPDGRRPTAPELTGSVTLPDLESALLDGRAAPSDPLGSHPGPPLPHFGHGESAATALAELTVQERQFAVVLRDGRAMSLVRAADLRAVCPQD is encoded by the coding sequence ATGGATGCTCACGAGTCTGTGCTCGACCTGATCGGCCGTACCCCGCTGGTGCGCGTGCGGATGCCCGACGGCGACGCGGGTGCGGCCGTCTACGCCAAGCTCGAGTACCTGAGCGTGGGCGGCAGCGTGAAGGACCGGATCGCCGCGCACATGGTGCGGCGGGCGGAGGCCGACGGGCTGCTGCGCCCCGGCGGGACGATCGTCGAGGCCACCTCGGGCAACACCGGGATCGGGCTGGCCCTGGTGGCGGCCGAGCAGGGGTACCGCTCCGTCGTCGTGGTCTCCGACCGGGTGAGCGGCGAGAAGACCGCCACCCTGCGGGCACTGGGCGCGGAGGTGGTGATCCGGCCCGCCGGACTCCCCCGCGAGCACCCGGACCATCCGGTGAACACGGCGGCCCGCCTCGCCGCCACGACACCGGGCGCCTGGCTGGCCGATCAGTACGACAATCCCGCCAACCCCGAGGCGCACTACCTGAGCACCGGCCCCGAGATCTGGCGGCAGACCGACGGCCGGGTCACCCACCTGGTCTCCTGCATCGGCACCGGCGGCACCATCAGCGGCACCGGCCGCTACCTCAAGGAGGCCAGCGGCGGCAGCGTCCAGGTGATCGGCGCGGACCCGGCCTCCTCGGTGTACGGGGGCGGCGACGGCAGCCCGTACTTCATCGAGGCCGCCGGGCACTTCCGCCACCCGGACACCCTGGCGGACACCTGGCCCAAGTCCTACCACCAGGACGTCGTCGACCGCGTGCTGCCCGTCACCGACCGCGACGCCCTGCTGACTCTCCGCCAAGTTGCCCGTGAGCAAGGTCTGTTGGTCGGCGGCTCCTCCGGTACGGCGCTGGCCGCAGCCCGCCGGGTCGCCGCCGAGGCCGGACCGGGCGCCCTCGTCGTGGTGATCCTGCCGGACTCCGGACGGCAGTACCTCTCCAAGTACTTCGACGACACCTGGATGCTCCGGCTGGGCTTCCTCGACGGCGACCCCGACCGCTCCCGGGTCGCGGACGCCGCCCCCACCGGCGATGACGCTCCCCCGCTGCCCTACCTCAACTCGCACTGCACCGTCGGGGACGCCCTCACCGCCCTGCGCGCCCGGGCGGACGCCGGCGCCCCGGCCGAACTGCCCACCGGCCCCTGCCCCGACGGCCGCCGCCCCACCGCCCCCGAGCTCACCGGATCGGTGACCCTGCCCGACCTGGAATCCGCCCTCCTGGACGGCCGGGCCGCACCGTCCGACCCGCTCGGCAGCCACCCCGGCCCGCCATTGCCACACTTCGGCCACGGCGAGTCCGCCGCCACCGCGCTCGCCGAACTCACCGTGCAGGAAAGGCAGTTCGCGGTGGTCCTGCGGGACGGCCGGGCCATGTCCCTCGTCCGGGCGGCGGACCTGCGGGCCGTCTGCCCGCAGGACTGA
- a CDS encoding alpha/beta hydrolase: MNVNIARLSGRLLPAALAAALLAGCSGTTASPEAAAPSVPSASPSPTATPTGEADPALKPFYGQQLAWAACPDDPKTKKQDESALQCARLRVPLDYTAPGGETVELALARRQSAKADQRLGSLLLNPGGPGGSGVEFVQGAAELGKNGLRDRYDLVGFDPRGVGASTAVHCLDDKARDAWDTTDTRDGSRGTTLAQACAANSGKLLAHVGTRDAARDLDVLRGALGDPKLNYLGFSYGTYLGTRYAEQFPAKVGRVVLDGAVDPTLSQLDHSVQQNISFEKSLRAFAADCVQQAQCSLGKDPEKAAEKLAKFLDGLKAEPLDVPGGRKLTASAAWTGTLSMLYADKSGWEYLRNALGWAMVREKGDYLMALADDYYGRSEDGGHNNMFDAYTAIHCADPGSGAPSDAQLAAAKQQLHEQAPLISARYTDEDLFDPDCRSWPYRTTEQPGPVKAAGAAPILVVGSTGDPATPYAWAEKLATGLGNATLLTREGEGHTGYGKNECTTAAVDAFLNTGTLPAPGTRCQ, encoded by the coding sequence GTGAACGTGAACATCGCCCGGCTCTCCGGCCGTCTCCTCCCCGCTGCCCTGGCGGCCGCCCTGCTCGCCGGGTGCTCCGGCACCACCGCCTCTCCCGAGGCGGCCGCGCCGAGCGTGCCGTCCGCGAGTCCGAGCCCGACCGCCACGCCCACCGGTGAGGCGGACCCGGCGCTGAAGCCGTTCTACGGTCAGCAACTCGCCTGGGCCGCCTGCCCGGACGACCCGAAGACCAAGAAGCAGGACGAGTCCGCCCTCCAGTGCGCCCGCCTGCGCGTCCCGCTGGACTACACCGCCCCGGGCGGCGAGACCGTCGAACTCGCGCTGGCCCGGCGGCAGAGCGCCAAGGCCGACCAGCGGCTCGGTTCGCTGCTGCTCAACCCGGGCGGCCCCGGCGGCTCCGGCGTCGAGTTCGTCCAGGGCGCCGCCGAGCTGGGCAAGAACGGGCTGCGCGACCGCTACGACCTGGTCGGCTTCGACCCGCGCGGGGTCGGCGCGAGCACCGCCGTGCACTGCCTGGACGACAAGGCCCGGGACGCCTGGGACACCACCGACACCCGCGACGGCAGCCGGGGCACCACCCTGGCCCAAGCCTGCGCGGCCAACTCCGGCAAGCTGCTGGCCCACGTCGGCACCCGGGACGCCGCCCGCGACCTGGACGTGCTGCGCGGCGCCCTCGGCGACCCGAAGCTCAACTACCTCGGCTTCTCCTACGGCACCTACCTTGGCACCCGCTACGCCGAGCAGTTCCCGGCCAAGGTCGGCCGGGTGGTGCTCGACGGCGCCGTGGACCCGACGCTCAGTCAGCTCGACCACTCGGTGCAGCAGAACATCAGCTTCGAGAAGTCGCTGCGCGCCTTCGCGGCCGACTGCGTGCAGCAGGCGCAGTGCAGCCTCGGCAAGGACCCGGAGAAGGCGGCCGAGAAGCTGGCCAAGTTCCTGGACGGCCTCAAGGCCGAACCGCTCGACGTGCCCGGCGGCCGGAAGCTGACCGCCTCCGCCGCCTGGACCGGCACCCTGAGCATGCTCTACGCCGACAAGTCGGGCTGGGAGTACCTGCGCAACGCGCTCGGCTGGGCGATGGTCCGCGAAAAGGGCGACTACCTGATGGCGCTGGCCGACGACTACTACGGCCGGAGCGAGGACGGCGGCCACAACAACATGTTCGACGCCTACACCGCCATCCACTGCGCCGACCCGGGCTCGGGCGCCCCGAGTGACGCTCAACTGGCGGCCGCCAAGCAGCAGTTGCACGAGCAGGCGCCGCTGATCTCGGCCCGCTACACCGACGAGGACCTGTTCGATCCGGACTGCCGCAGCTGGCCGTACCGGACCACCGAGCAGCCAGGACCGGTCAAGGCGGCCGGCGCCGCCCCGATCCTGGTGGTCGGCTCCACCGGCGACCCGGCCACCCCCTACGCCTGGGCCGAGAAGCTGGCCACGGGCCTGGGCAACGCCACCCTGCTGACCCGCGAGGGCGAGGGCCACACCGGCTACGGCAAGAACGAGTGCACCACCGCCGCAGTGGACGCCTTCCTCAACACCGGCACCCTGCCCGCGCCGGGGACCCGCTGCCAGTAG
- a CDS encoding TetR/AcrR family transcriptional regulator, giving the protein MSMPTGPGPGGGRRADAVRNRQLALQAATALLAEPGTPLTVEAIAKRAGLGAATVVRAFGGKDALLDTAVSGLLEPVVHRAGQLLAETTPDQALRTFLAELITFQSAHHAINDQLDGLTLPATTALRAQLVQAVQEMITGAQHNGTLRTDLDPTLTTTLIGRTAYAIARTQPPSPELADAYLTVLLDGLRPRRAI; this is encoded by the coding sequence ATGTCAATGCCCACCGGACCCGGACCCGGAGGCGGACGCCGAGCCGACGCCGTACGCAACCGTCAACTCGCCCTCCAGGCAGCCACCGCACTGCTGGCCGAACCGGGCACCCCCCTGACCGTCGAGGCCATCGCCAAGCGCGCCGGACTCGGAGCGGCCACCGTGGTCCGCGCCTTCGGCGGCAAGGACGCCCTGCTGGACACCGCCGTGTCCGGCCTGCTCGAACCGGTGGTCCACCGCGCCGGACAGCTGCTCGCGGAGACCACCCCCGACCAGGCCCTGCGCACCTTCCTCGCCGAACTGATCACCTTTCAGTCCGCACACCACGCCATCAACGACCAACTCGACGGCCTCACCCTGCCCGCCACCACCGCCCTACGCGCCCAACTGGTCCAGGCCGTCCAGGAGATGATCACCGGCGCCCAGCACAACGGCACCCTCCGCACCGACCTCGACCCCACCCTCACCACCACCCTGATCGGCCGCACCGCCTACGCGATCGCCCGAACCCAGCCCCCGTCCCCCGAACTCGCCGACGCCTACCTCACCGTCCTCCTGGACGGCCTCCGCCCACGGCGGGCCATCTGA